TGGTGGCTATGAGTGCGGCTTCGCGGGGGGTTTTTCCTTCTTCTATATGCCGCATGATGTTTTCTACATCAACGATCGCATCATCTACTATCGAGCCAATGACTAAAGCTAAGGCTAACAGAGTGATGGTTTCTAGGTTAAAGCCATATATCGCCATGACGATAAATGTCCCTAACAAAGACACGGGAATAGCTAAGGCAGAAATTAGGGTGGCTTGCCAATTCCATAAAAAGGGAAAGATGACAACTACTGAGAGGACGATCGCTTCGATCAGTGCATCTATGGTGGAATGGGTGGCGTTGTGGATATATTCAGCTTGGGTAGCAGCTAAGGTGAGGGTGACATCTTTTAAGCTCAACCTTAGCTGTTGTACTTCTTTTTCTACCCGACTGACTACTTCTAGGGTGTTGGCATTACCTTTTTTAATTACCTGAAAGGCTAAAGCCTGTTTACCATTGAATCTTACTAAAGTGCCAGATGAGGGTAATAAAACATTCCTTCTTCTTTCTTCTTCCTGACTTATGGGACTTACGGGCGCAGGCCCTGCGCCCCTACGCTCCTGACTCCTTGTGTTGCCATCTCCTAAGAGGGAGACTTTGAGAACTCCTGGTAATTTAGCGATCGCTGGGACAATTTTCGCTTTTGCTATTTGCTGTAAATTGTCAATCTTCCCAGCAGTGCTTTCAATGGCATAGCTAACAGCCGCTGATTCGTTCAGATTCAAAGGGATGATTTTTTTAGTGGCATTCTTGGGTAGATTTAATTGATTGACGATTTGAGAAATTTTCTTGGTCGCAGTTTCTAAATTTGTCCCCACCACAAAAGAGGAAATTACGGCAGTTTGACCAGGATAGGTTGATGAACGAATATCCTCAAGACCTGCCAGTGATTTGAGACTTGCCTCCAGGGGTTTAGTTAGTTGTTCTTCCGTATCTAGGGCAGATGTTAAGGGTGCTTGGGCATTTACCACCACTACCGGAAAGGTGATGTCTGGAAATAAAGCATATTTGAGGGAACTGAATGCCAGGATACCAGCTACCGCTATACCTATCCAAAAACACACTGTCAACCAAGAAAACTTAATCGCTAATTTGGAAATATTGAAGCTTTCGCGTGTAGATTGTGTATTGGTCTGTACCATCTGATAAAATTATTTGAGTCCTTGGTCATTAGTTGTCAGTCTTTTGATCACTGACAACTGACAGGCTAGTATAGAACTTCTAGGGTGAAAATGGTTGTAGATGTTTAGTCATGGTAGATCCTTAATCCTTTCGTTCCTTGTTCAAAGTATTCTAAGCAACACCATAATCTGTATATGGACGCTTGTAGGGTGGATGCAACCCCAACACAATATCTTCTTTGGGAACACCCATTTTTACTAACTCCTCAGCAGGATTTTGGTCTGTCAAATTTTGTTGTAGCCAAATTTTGCCATCTTTAATATCAAAGTGCATGACACTACGATAAACTCGATGTAGTTCTTGCCAACCGACATTCATCCATTGGTAATGATCCCTTTGGGTATCAAAAATCAGTTGTAGTTCTTCTTCATCATCATCTTTGGCGTAATTAGTTAACAAAGTTTGAATATATTCTCGATATTTAGCTATTTTATCCATTTAAAAATTACCTCTTTCCTGGGTTCATAGACTACTAATGGTACTTGATATCTTTGTAGTGCAATTTGAGTAAATTCAAGTTGGAAAAATATTTCATAAGCATCTAAGGGAATCGCTAAGTACAGTATACGATTTGGTTCAATAGTTTCCAATGCTAGACGATAACTGAGAAACTGACCTAACGCAGCGTAAAAGTCTGTAATTGCCGAAGGATTGAGAAAACTTTTGATTTCTACAGCTATTTTCTCACCTGCTTTTTCCGCACCAAGTAATTTCTGGGCAGCTAAATCGACCTGAAAATTGACATCACCAAATTTAAATTTTAGTGGATCATCTGTAATTAACCACTGTTCTTTTTCTAAAGCTTTTCTTACTGATTCATGAAAAATATCTTTGGCAGACACGGATAACATTAAATTGTTGTATCTTTAGTATTTTACACTCTTAGTAGTAAAAGGAAAATAGTTTCTAAATTTTTTATTCTCATGTCAACTTTGATCTTAGTCCCCCAGGGAGCAGAATATCAAGCCGTCTGTCGCGGATTAAGGCGCGTCCCCAATTCTCAAACCAAGGTATTAGCGATACCAATGGGAATTGAACCAGTGCGGAAATATTTACAACAATTCACCCATAATCAAGCAAATCGGATGCTGATGATGGGTTTATGCGGTAGCTTGAGCCAAAAATATCAAATTGGAGATATTGTTTTATATCAAAATTGTCTTTATCAAGGAAATCTGCAAGAGGGCGATAATTCCTTTACCGCAGATATACATAATAAACTTGGAGATCATGTATCTTTAGTCAAAGGGTTAACGAGCGATCGCCTCTTATATAAAGCCACACAAAAACGCGAGTTACATGAACAATCCGGTGCTGACGTTGTAGATATGGAAGGATACGCTTTTCTCGAATTTTTCCAGCAACCATCTGACGCAGTTTCTCCACCAGTACAAGTAGCCATCCTGCGAGTAGTTAGCGATGATGCTCACCATGACATCCCCAATATCACATCAGCAATTGGTGCAGATGGCTCATTACAACCTTTACCCTTAGCTTGGGAATTAATCCGTCAACCCCCAGCAGCAACTCGATTAATTACCGGTTCATTAAAAGGACTCAAAGCTTTAACAACAGTCACACAATTATTGTTTACGGCTTAAGGCAAGAATGTCCAATAGACCCATAAGATCCCCGACTTCTCTAAGAAGTCGGGGATCTAAACAGAATTTAAACCGGAGAAATATCTTTTAAGCTAAACTACTGGTGCCAAATTGACTTTAACAATCACATCATTGAAGTCTTTATCACCACCACCACGTAAATCCTCAAAACCAAAGGTGTTATCACCTAACATCCGCACATGATCTACACCATCTGAGTTAGCCCCCAAGAAGGCGAAGTAAATATCTGGGTTATTATTAGGATTTCTATCAAGTAGGGCATCAAGTGTACCATTAGCCACAAGAAATGGTACATACATAGCACCACCTTGAAGGGTAGTATTGAAACCTGCTGTTCCGCCGTTATTCACGTTCAAACTAACATCAGAAACACGACCATTTAGAGCCGCTTGCACATAACCATCCTGTCCTGGGAGGATATCAGCGATACCATCACCACTAGTATCAATACCGCCATTCCCATCAGTTACGCGATAGAAACCAACGAAATTGTTGTAACTTGCTTCTCGGTAAACAGTAAAATCAGCGGTTACTGCACTAGTAATACCCCGTAAATCCAGCGATTCGCCTTGTGGTTTACTTTGCAAAGCTGTACCCAAAGGCATAGATTTATCATTTGCTTGAATCTGGACTTGCAAATCGTCGAATCCACTTGGATTACCAGAACCATCTTCCCAATTTAGAGAGAAACTATTAGACCCCAAGTCTGTAATTTTTACAGTAGAAGGGTTGGCAAAGAGAACATTGCCAATGGGTGTGTTCTTATTCAGTACAGAATCGGTTGAACCATCTTTTACTAAATAGAATCTCAAATTGTCATTGGAGTTAAACTCTAATAACCTACCGAGGCTAGTGAGATCAAATCCAGCAGGAAGATTAGTAATAGTAGAGAAAATTATCTGACCTTTTGCTAATGCTTTTTCTGCATAACCAGGTTCACCTGGAACAATTCCATCTATTTTACCAGACGCATCATCAACAGTAAATACTCCTATTTCATAGAAACCATTAAAATTGAATCCTGTCAATTTTACTTCTAGTGTCACTTTGCCGTCGTTATCTTTGATATTGAAGACATTATCACTAATTAGTGAGAGGAAATCGTTAACGTTAACAGTTTCCGTGTCAGTGCCAGTGTCAGTGCCAGTGTCAGTTCCGGTATCAGTGCCAGTGTCGGTTCCCGTATCAGTTCCCGTGTCGGTTCCCGTATCAGTGCCAGTGTCAGTTCCCGTATCAGTGCCAGTGTCAGTTCCCGTGTCAGTGCCAGTGTCAGTTCCCGTGTCAGTTCCCGTATCAGTGCCAGTGTCGGTTCCCGTATCAGTGCCAGTGTCGGTTCCCGTATCAGTTCCCGTATCAGTGCCAGCGTCGGTTCCCGTATCAGTGCCAGCGTCAGTTCCCGTGTCGGTTCCCGTGTCAGTTCCCGTGTCGGTTCCCGTGTCAGTTCCCGTGTCGGTTCCCGTATCAGTGCCAGTGTCGGTTCCCGTATCAGTTCCCGTATCAGTGCCAGCGTCGGTTCCCGTGTCGGTTCCCGTGTCAGTATCAGTGCCAGTGCCAAGCCGCACATAGACTTTCCCTGATCCAGGTGCGCCAATAATTAAATCGTTAACACCGTCACCATCAAAATCTCCATTACTGATCGAGCTACCTAACTTATCACCTATAGAAGCACCGTCAATTATAAAGCCATTTTGACTGTCGGGACTTTCGAGACTTGAGAGTTCAAAGGTAGGTGCAAAGTCTTCCTCTGTGCCATAAATGACGTAGACTTGTCCAACATTATTATTAGCATTTTTTGCCCCAATGATGATGTCATCAATGTCATCATCGTTAATATTCCCAGCACCACTGACATACCAATCGGAGTTATCAAGGGTTGAAATACCATTGATGGTAAAGCCATTGCTACCATTAAGGTCAGAAAGATTGATGCTAGAACCAAAATCTTGTTTGCCAAAGACCACATAGCCTTTGCCTTTCGCACCAATAATCAAGTCTCCGATGCGGTCACCGTTGATATCCCCAGCTTTGCTAACAGAGAGTCCTGATTGATCAGCATCTTGTCCGTTGATGACAAAGCCATCGCTGCTACTGAGGTTGGCAATGTTAATATCATCAGTAAAGGGGTTGTCATTGCTACGCCCATAAATGACATAACTGCTGCCAGAATTGTTACCATTGGGATTCGCATAGGGCGCACCAATGATGAGGTCATCAATTCCATCACCGTTGATATCCCCAGCGTCACTGACAGAATAACCTAAGCTATTGTTGTCATCACTTGGGTTATCCGGGTTATAGCTGTAGATAATCAAACCGTCATCAAGCCCAAAGTTTGGGTCGTCGAGGTTTAGGGTTGAGTCAAAATTCTCTTTCCCAAAGATGGCATAGCTTTCACCTATAGTCCCTGATCCGTTGTCACCAGGATTGGTTGCGCCAATTAATAGCTCTTTGATGCCATCACCATTGATATCGCCCGCAGCACTAACAGACCAACCGGCATTACTACTAAATCCACTGCCTTGAATGTTAAAGCCCTTACTGCCAAGGTTGGAAAGTTCGATGGGACTATTAAAATAGTTGGGGTCGTTACTGCCAAAGATGACATAAGCAGAGCCGAGACTATTCCCATTTGCACCAGGTGCTCCAATGGCTAGGTCATCAACACCATCACCATTAATATCCCCAATATTCCTAACAGAATAGCCGGATTTATCGCCTGCTTTAGCCCCATTGATCACAAAGCCTTTAGTGTTATCGAGGCTAGAGACATCTATGGTTCGATTAAGTGAATCTCTTTCACCAAAGACTACATAGGTTTTTCCGGCGTTGCTTTTGTTATTAGGATCGCTCGAAGGTGAACCAATGACGATATCTTCAATTCCATCACCGTTAATATCAACAGCGCCAACTGAGTAGCCGAACTCATCGCTACTTACACCCTTGATAGTAAAGCCGTTGTTGTTGGATATGGGAGTGGAAGTGGGTATAATCTCACCACTTACAGGATCGATAACAATAGTCTCGCCAGTTACAGGATCTATACCGATCAAAAATACCTCTTCATTGTCACTGCTGGAATTAGAATCTGGTAGGGCTGCTTCAAATGGGATCTCCTCAACTGGGCTATTTTCACTTGTTATGATCGATGGATTGCTGCTAACTCCAGTTGTGGTGGCGATAGGATTAGGATCTGGTTCTGTTGATGGATTGCTGCTGACTCCAGTTGTGGTGGCGATAGGATTAGGATCTGGTTCTGTTGATGGATTGCTGCTGACTCCAGTTGTGGTGGCGATAGGATCTGGTTCTATTGATGGATTGCTGCTATCTTCAGTTGTGGTGGCGATAGGATATGGTTCTATTGATGGATTGCTGCTATCTTCAGTTGTGGTGGCGATAGGATATGGTTCTATTGATGGATTGCTGCTATCTTCAGTTGTGGTGGCGATAGGATATGGTTCTATTGATGGATTGCTGCTATCTTCAGTTGTGGTAGCGATAGGATATGGTTCTATTGATGGATTGCTGCTATCTTCAGTTGTGGTAGCGATAGGATATGGTTCTATTGATGGATTGCTGCTATCTTCAGTTGTGGTGAGTGGTTCCATAATGATGTAGTGTTATTAGTTTTTCTTCAATGGTTGACAAATTTCGGTTACAGCAAAGCTGGTGTAATAAGTAGTTCCACCCTAGTTACACAAGTATTTGCTATAAATCTGCGTTGAGAAATAGCTCTAGGCTGTAGTTGAGTGGCTAGAGTGTTGGTGATAGTATGGACAGAATTTCATACCTCTGGGGTAAATATGCGTGGTTGCCCCTAAGCTTGAGTCGTTAGAGTAACTTTTGATGGAAATAGGGGAATAGTAGTTAATACCCTGGTATGATGAGACTTCCCTGGCTTGCAGTTGAGTCGCCAGAGTTGGTGGAGATAATTTTTTCGGATGGTCAGATACGGTTAGTTTCTATGCCAGATCAAACTCTCTTTATATCCATATTTGTGTACCAAATTTTTCACCTCATATAATCAAATCCAGGTCTATTTAAGAATTGGGGTTTTTGCCGACGACACCCAGACGCGGGAAGATGCTGAAGTTTATACCTGATTTGATTTAAGGACTCTTAGCTTTTCACTAATGAGAAAGTTTACTTTGATTGTCCGAAAACAGTATAGCCTAGATATTGTGTTATTAGTTGTGAAGTTTCTGTGAAGTTGAGGTCAATAACACGCAAATTCCTGAGTTGGGCTTTTATCATTGGCTGTAAACATGACAATCTGTTTTAGTCTGCGGTTATGATACTTGATATCAATGGGAAAAATTTCTCTTCCCTGTTCTCAAGTCCAGATTCCTATAACTTAATCCCTAATTGTTAATGTCCAATCCGGACTTGTTTTAAATATTCTGACTACTTTTGATCTACTGTCTTTACCAGTAATCCTAATGTGTGGTTAATGCTGGGGCTGGTGTTTAATGGGTAAAAATGGGGATTTTTAGGAAAAATGTCTGCTACTGGTTGTCAACGGGGTAAACTCTGGCTTGATTAGGGATCAGGAGTCAGAAGTAAGTAATTGGACAAAAATATTTACAGTCATTGCGAGCGAAGCGAAGCAATCACAATCCTTGCGATTGCTTCATTTCACTTCGTTCCATATGGCTAACGCCACGCAACGCTTACGCAATGACATTGTGTAATTAATTCTGTCCCACTACTTATGGCTTACGCCAAGTCAGAAGTCAAAAGAAGAGGGAAATTTCTGTCTTTGCTGCTTTTGCTTCTCCTATTTTGTTATTTGGCATATACTCTACCTTTCCATGCGCCTCCAAGACCTTGCCAATGTTGTAATGCTGAATCTAGTGTCATACAAGTATACATAAAGGCAATTATGGGTAGGCTAAAGGCAAAAGCGGGGGAGCATTTGTAAAAGCGAGTAATTGGGAAGTAAGCAAAAGTCATTAGCAGGTATCCGATGACAGAGGTGAGGGTAATTATCCAATTCCCGAATACCAGTCCTAAAATAATTCCTATTGGGGGGACTATATAAACTAAGATCATTCCTAAGAGGCTACCTAGGAGGAGAAAGGGGGAATAATTCAGTTGTGTATAAGCACTTCTGGCGACCATATCCCAAATTGTTTTGAGGGAATCGTAGGGGCGTAAGCTACGGGTGAGAGTGCTGAGTCCTAACCAGATTTTTCCCTTGGTTGATTTGACGGCTTTGGCTAGGGAACAGTCATCAATTAGGGCTTGACGAATAACTTGTAATCCACCAATTCGATTGAGGGCTTCTTTCTGAATGAGAATACAACCTCCGGCGGCGGCGGCGATCGCCTTTTTGGGGTTATTTACCCAGGAAAAGGGATAGAGTTTTTGGAAGAAGAAGACGAATGCGGGTATTAATAGTTGTTCCCAAAAGCTTTGACAGCGTAATCGTACCATGATGGATACGAGGTCTAATTTCTGTGCTTCGGCTTTGGCAACTAGGCGGCGGAGGTTACTGGGATGATGTTCTATATCTGCGTCTGTAAGTAAAAAATAGTCTGGTTTTAATTGGCTGGCTGTTTGTACACCTTGTTCCATTGCCCATAATTTGCCTGTCCAACCCGGAGGTAATGGGGGGCTGGATATAATCTGCAATTGTGGGGTTTTGTCGAGGGCGTGGGCTACTCCTTGGGCAAAGTTGGCTGTACCGTCGCTACTTTGATCGTCTACTAGGAAGATGGTGAATTTACCAGGATAGTCTTGCAGGAGGAGCGATCGCAAGCTAACAGGAATGACATCGGCTTCATTACGGGCAGGAATTATTACGCACACGGTCGGTAAGATGTTGTTATCAATATCTTTATCTTTATTTGCTTCTAATTGGTGATTAACTCGCCAAAACTGCCCCCAAAATAAGAGTAAAAATATCCAAATGACTAAGGATAGAAGGGTCAAACTGAATATAATTGTTGCCATAACTGTTGCTGTACTCCAATTTAAAATTTAAAAGACAAATTTAATTCTTTTACTGACTTGGATAGAATACAATGTTTGCTGATTTTGCGGAAGAATTTTCTCGTAATTCGGTTATGTTATTTAAATATTGTTTGGTGCTGAGGTAGGTATTTGATGCAAACACAAGATAGAATAAAAGTCAAGCAAGTTGTTGATGCGATAGCCGCAAGTCAAAAACATCTACTTTCTATTCAAAATCCCGATGGTTATTGGTGGGCTGAGTTAGAGTCTAATGTTACCATCACTTCGGAAGCTGTTTTATTACATAAGATTTGGGGAACTGAGAAAACCAGACCTTTACATAAAGTTGAAAATTATCTCCGTTCTCAACAACGAGAACATGGAGGTTGGGAATTGTTTTATGGTGATGGTGGAGATTTAAACACAACTGTAGAAGCCTATATGGCTTTAAGATTGTTAGGTGTACCCGCTACAGATACCGCATTGCTGAAAGCGAAATCTCTAATTTTAGCTAAAGGTGGTATTAGCAAAACTCGGATTTTTACAAAGTTACATCTAGCTTTAATTGGCTGTTATAATTGGCGCGGACTGCCTTCTTTACCACCTTGGGTAATGTTGCTACCCGATAATTTTTTCTTCAATATTTATGAACTTTCGAGTTGGGCGCGTTCTAGCACTGTGCCATTATTAATTGTCTTTGATCGAAAACCAATTTTTAACATTGATCAGCCAATTAATTTAGATGAATTATATGCTGAATGTATAGAGAATGTGGTTTGGCAATTACCAAAAAATGGTGATTGGTCAGATATTTTTAATATCCTTGATGATGGCTTTAAATTAGCAGAAAGTATTAACTTTGTTCCTTTTAGAAATGAAGGAATTAAAGCCGCAGAAAAATGGATTTTAGAACGTCAAGAAGTTACAGGTGATTGGGGGGGGATTATTCCCGCAATGTTAAATTCTCTGTTAGCTTTAAAGTGTTTAGATTATGATGCTAATGATCCGGTTATCGAACGGGGTTTAAAAGCAGTTGATAATTTCGCCATTGAAACAGAAAATAGTTACTGTGTCCAACCTTGTGTTTCTCCTGTATGGGATACAGCTTGGGCGATTCGGGCTTTGATTGATTCAGGTTTTGCCCCAAATGATCCGGCTATTGTTAAAGCTGGAGAATGGTTAATAGAGAAACAAATTCTCGATTATGGTGATTGGAATGTCAAAAACAAGCAGGGAAAACCCGGTGCTTGGGCGTTTGAATTTGAAAATCGTTTTT
The DNA window shown above is from Anabaena sp. WA102 and carries:
- a CDS encoding XisI protein → MDKIAKYREYIQTLLTNYAKDDDEEELQLIFDTQRDHYQWMNVGWQELHRVYRSVMHFDIKDGKIWLQQNLTDQNPAEELVKMGVPKEDIVLGLHPPYKRPYTDYGVA
- a CDS encoding XisH family protein; protein product: MSAKDIFHESVRKALEKEQWLITDDPLKFKFGDVNFQVDLAAQKLLGAEKAGEKIAVEIKSFLNPSAITDFYAALGQFLSYRLALETIEPNRILYLAIPLDAYEIFFQLEFTQIALQRYQVPLVVYEPRKEVIFKWIK
- a CDS encoding 5'-methylthioadenosine/S-adenosylhomocysteine nucleosidase family protein is translated as MSTLILVPQGAEYQAVCRGLRRVPNSQTKVLAIPMGIEPVRKYLQQFTHNQANRMLMMGLCGSLSQKYQIGDIVLYQNCLYQGNLQEGDNSFTADIHNKLGDHVSLVKGLTSDRLLYKATQKRELHEQSGADVVDMEGYAFLEFFQQPSDAVSPPVQVAILRVVSDDAHHDIPNITSAIGADGSLQPLPLAWELIRQPPAATRLITGSLKGLKALTTVTQLLFTA
- a CDS encoding DUF4114 domain-containing protein, with the translated sequence MEPLTTTEDSSNPSIEPYPIATTTEDSSNPSIEPYPIATTTEDSSNPSIEPYPIATTTEDSSNPSIEPYPIATTTEDSSNPSIEPYPIATTTEDSSNPSIEPDPIATTTGVSSNPSTEPDPNPIATTTGVSSNPSTEPDPNPIATTTGVSSNPSIITSENSPVEEIPFEAALPDSNSSSDNEEVFLIGIDPVTGETIVIDPVSGEIIPTSTPISNNNGFTIKGVSSDEFGYSVGAVDINGDGIEDIVIGSPSSDPNNKSNAGKTYVVFGERDSLNRTIDVSSLDNTKGFVINGAKAGDKSGYSVRNIGDINGDGVDDLAIGAPGANGNSLGSAYVIFGSNDPNYFNSPIELSNLGSKGFNIQGSGFSSNAGWSVSAAGDINGDGIKELLIGATNPGDNGSGTIGESYAIFGKENFDSTLNLDDPNFGLDDGLIIYSYNPDNPSDDNNSLGYSVSDAGDINGDGIDDLIIGAPYANPNGNNSGSSYVIYGRSNDNPFTDDINIANLSSSDGFVINGQDADQSGLSVSKAGDINGDRIGDLIIGAKGKGYVVFGKQDFGSSINLSDLNGSNGFTINGISTLDNSDWYVSGAGNINDDDIDDIIIGAKNANNNVGQVYVIYGTEEDFAPTFELSSLESPDSQNGFIIDGASIGDKLGSSISNGDFDGDGVNDLIIGAPGSGKVYVRLGTGTDTDTGTDTGTDAGTDTGTDTGTDTGTDTGTDTGTDTGTDTGTDTGTDTGTDAGTDTGTDAGTDTGTDTGTDTGTDTGTDTGTDTGTDTGTDTGTDTGTDTGTDTGTDTGTDTGTDTGTDTGTDTGTDTGTDTGTDTGTDTETVNVNDFLSLISDNVFNIKDNDGKVTLEVKLTGFNFNGFYEIGVFTVDDASGKIDGIVPGEPGYAEKALAKGQIIFSTITNLPAGFDLTSLGRLLEFNSNDNLRFYLVKDGSTDSVLNKNTPIGNVLFANPSTVKITDLGSNSFSLNWEDGSGNPSGFDDLQVQIQANDKSMPLGTALQSKPQGESLDLRGITSAVTADFTVYREASYNNFVGFYRVTDGNGGIDTSGDGIADILPGQDGYVQAALNGRVSDVSLNVNNGGTAGFNTTLQGGAMYVPFLVANGTLDALLDRNPNNNPDIYFAFLGANSDGVDHVRMLGDNTFGFEDLRGGGDKDFNDVIVKVNLAPVV
- a CDS encoding glycosyltransferase, with product MATIIFSLTLLSLVIWIFLLLFWGQFWRVNHQLEANKDKDIDNNILPTVCVIIPARNEADVIPVSLRSLLLQDYPGKFTIFLVDDQSSDGTANFAQGVAHALDKTPQLQIISSPPLPPGWTGKLWAMEQGVQTASQLKPDYFLLTDADIEHHPSNLRRLVAKAEAQKLDLVSIMVRLRCQSFWEQLLIPAFVFFFQKLYPFSWVNNPKKAIAAAAGGCILIQKEALNRIGGLQVIRQALIDDCSLAKAVKSTKGKIWLGLSTLTRSLRPYDSLKTIWDMVARSAYTQLNYSPFLLLGSLLGMILVYIVPPIGIILGLVFGNWIITLTSVIGYLLMTFAYFPITRFYKCSPAFAFSLPIIAFMYTCMTLDSALQHWQGLGGAWKGRVYAK
- the shc gene encoding squalene--hopene cyclase yields the protein MQTQDRIKVKQVVDAIAASQKHLLSIQNPDGYWWAELESNVTITSEAVLLHKIWGTEKTRPLHKVENYLRSQQREHGGWELFYGDGGDLNTTVEAYMALRLLGVPATDTALLKAKSLILAKGGISKTRIFTKLHLALIGCYNWRGLPSLPPWVMLLPDNFFFNIYELSSWARSSTVPLLIVFDRKPIFNIDQPINLDELYAECIENVVWQLPKNGDWSDIFNILDDGFKLAESINFVPFRNEGIKAAEKWILERQEVTGDWGGIIPAMLNSLLALKCLDYDANDPVIERGLKAVDNFAIETENSYCVQPCVSPVWDTAWAIRALIDSGFAPNDPAIVKAGEWLIEKQILDYGDWNVKNKQGKPGAWAFEFENRFYPDVDDSAVVVMALHQAKLPNEELKKQAIDRALNWIATMQCKPGGWAAFDLNNDQEWLNSVPYGDLKAMIDPNTADVTARVLEMLGACNLSIQPDNLEKSLDYLLKEQEIEGCWFGRWGVNYIYGTSGVLSALALINPLKYARDINQGAAWLVKVQNSDGGWGETCFSYNDPSLKGKGDSTASQTAWALIGLIAAGEATGKLALDSIEKGINYLLETQKSDGTWDEIYFTGTGFPCHFYLKYHLYQQYFPLMALGRYQAIR